The Lonchura striata isolate bLonStr1 chromosome 7, bLonStr1.mat, whole genome shotgun sequence genome window below encodes:
- the NANOS1 gene encoding nanos homolog 1, with protein sequence MEAFPGTQLEQHRHLPPVECLPGARYGGRSHSACGNVFNSWNDYLGLATLITKAVRPGKGFGPEPPSVVVAAAVPPAEEEEDEEEEEEEAAGPYFEGALDLHDLDLCGHHHHHHGEGLLEERFADFSPFPGRGGPAAVVFDCSGEHPGREGSAHAWGGVVVAGRLPAHPRAASRLLKPELQVCVFCRNNKEAVALYTTHILKGPDGRVLCPVLRRYTCPLCGASGDNAHTIKYCPLSKVPAARQLRHARTALGRKSR encoded by the coding sequence ATGGAGGCGTTCCCGGGcacccagctggagcagcaccgGCACCTCCCGCCCGTGGAGTGCCTGCCGGGCGCCCGCTACGGCGGCCGGAGCCACAGCGCCTGCGGGAACGTCTTCAACTCCTGGAACGACTACCTGGGGCTGGCCACGCTCATCACCAAGGCCGTGCGGCCCGGCAAGGGCTTCGGCCCCGAGCCGCCCTCGGTGGTGGTGGCGGCCGCCGTGCCGCCggccgaggaggaggaagacgaggaggaggaggaagaagaggcgGCGGGGCCGTACTTCGAGGGCGCGCTGGACTTGCACGACCTGGACCTGTGCGggcatcaccaccaccaccacggcgaggggctgctggaggagcgCTTCGCCGACTTCAGCCCCTTTCCCgggcgcggcggccccgccgccgtgGTGTTCGACTGCTCGGGGGAGCACCCGGGCCGGGAGGGCTCTGCCCACGCCTGGGGCGGCGTGGTGGTGGCGGGGCGGCTGCCGGCGCACCCGCGGGCCGCCTCCCGCCTGCTCAAGCCCGAGCTGCAGGTCTGCGTCTTCTGCCGGAACAACAAGGAGGCGGTGGCCCTCTACACCACGCACATCCTCAAGGGACCCGACGGCCGCGTCCTGTGCCCGGTGCTGCGGCGCTACACCTGCCCCCTCTGCGGCGCCAGCGGCGACAATGCCCACACCATCAAGTACTGCCCCCTCTCCAAAGTGCCGGCGGCCCGGCAGCTCCGGCACGCCCGGACcgccctgggcaggaagagCCGCTAG